The Ahaetulla prasina isolate Xishuangbanna chromosome 14, ASM2864084v1, whole genome shotgun sequence genome includes a region encoding these proteins:
- the NUBP1 gene encoding cytosolic Fe-S cluster assembly factor NUBP1 isoform X1, translated as MAEGSGPSLDGRPHDCPGTGSNEAGKADACQGCPNQGLCSLGQLAGPDPAIEEIKEKMKAVKHKLLVLSGKGGVGKSTFTALLAHGLAEDETTQVAVLDIDICGPSIPKIMGLEGEQVHQSGSGWSPVYVEENLGVMSVGFLLSSPDDAVIWRGPKKNGMIKQFLRDVDWGEIDYLIVDTPPGTSDEHISIVQFLSSARVDGAVVITTPQEVALQDVRKEISFCRKVKLPVIGVVENMSCFVCPKCKKESQIFPLTTGGAEMMCRTLNVPLLGKMPLDPQIGKCCDRGHSFLAEAPFSPATLSCKNIIQRIQDYCNQNSPQEENMI; from the exons ACTGTCCGGgcactggcagcaatgaagcagGCAAGGCTGATGCTTGCCAAGGATGTCCCAACCAGGGCTTATGTTCCTTGGGACAACTGGCTGGCCCTGACCCAG CTATTGAGGAAatcaaggaaaaaatgaaagcTGTCAAGCACAAGCTGCTggtgctgtctgggaaaggaggTGTGGGTAAGAGCACATTCACTGCTCTCTTGGCCCACGGATTAGCAGAGGATGAAACTACGCAG GTTGCCGTGCTGGACATTGACATTTGTGGACCATCCATCCCAAAAATCATGGGCCTTGAGGGAGAACAG GTTCATCAAAGTGGATCCGGCTGGtctccagtg TATGTTGAAGAAAACCTGGGTGTGATGTCTGTGGGGTTTCTGCTGAGCAGCCCTGATGATGCCGTTATTTGGAGAGGACCGAAAAAAAACG gaatGATTAAGCAGTTTCTTCGGGATGTGGACTGGGGTGAAATTGACTACCTGATTGTAGATACCCCTCCAGGAACATCAGATGAACATATATCCATAGTCCAGTTTCTCAGCAGCGCCAGAGTCGATGGGGCGGTGGTCATCACCACCCCACAG GAAGTGGCACTTCAAGATGTTCGGAAAGAGATCAGCTTCTGCCGTAAGGTGAAGCTACCCGTCATTGGAGTGGTGGAAAATATGAGCTGCTTCGTATGCCCCAAGTGTAAG AAAGAGTCACAAATATTTCCTCTCACCACGGGGGGTGCAGAGATGATGTGCCGCACCTTAAACGTGCCTCTCCTGGGGAAAATGCCTCTCGACCCTCAAATAG GAAAATGTTGTGACAGAGGCCACTCTTTCTTAGCTGAAGCACCGTTTTCTCCAGCCACCCTGTCTTGCAAGAACATTATCCAAA GAATCCAGGACTACTGTAACCAGAACTCCCCACAGGAAGAAAACATGATCTGA
- the TVP23A gene encoding Golgi apparatus membrane protein TVP23 homolog A: MKQTLADDTEDVSLDFGNEEELALRKARVRYPLATFFHLFFRVSAIVTYLFCDWFSKSFIACFLLILLLLSFDFWSVKNVTGRLLVGLRWWNQIDEDGRSHWVFEARKGPSTVAPPTEVEARIFWLGLIICPVIWILFFFSTLFSLKLKWLALVITGICLQTANLYGYIHCKLGGAPQNFRKVTPHFPAQEIFQKERSEDFQKSVLKHLGTQSH; encoded by the exons ATGAAGCAG ACCTTAGCAGATGACACGGAGGACGTGTCCCTCGACTTTGGGAATGAAGAGGAGCTGGCCTTAAGAAAGGCCAGAGTCAG GTACCCACTGGCCACCTTTTTCCACCTCTTCTTCCGCGTGAGTGCCATCGTGACCTACCTCTTCTGCGACTGGTTCAGCAAAAGCTTCATCGCCTgcttcctcctcatcctcctcctcctctcctttgacTTCTGGTCTGTGAAG AATGTCACCGGACGGCTACTGGTCGGTTTGCGATGGTGGAATCAGATCGATGAGGATGGGAGGAGCCACTGGGTGTTTGAAGCAAGGAAG gGCCCCTCTACTGTGGCTCCCCCCACTGAGGTGGAAGCCCGGATCTTCTGGCTCGGGCTGATCATCTGTCCAGTCATCTGGATCTTGTTCTTCTTCAGCACCTTGTTCTCTCTGAAGCTGAAATGGCTG GCACTGGTGATAACTGGCATTTGTCTCCAGACGGCTAACCTTTACGGCTACATCCACTGTAAACTCGGGGGAGCTCCCCAAAACTTCCGCAAAGTCACCCCACACTTCCCGGCCCAGGAGATCTTCCAGAAG GAACGATCAGAGGATTTTCAAAAAAGCGTCCTGAAGCATCTGGGGACCCAAAGCCATTAA
- the NUBP1 gene encoding cytosolic Fe-S cluster assembly factor NUBP1 isoform X2: MKAVKHKLLVLSGKGGVGKSTFTALLAHGLAEDETTQVAVLDIDICGPSIPKIMGLEGEQVHQSGSGWSPVYVEENLGVMSVGFLLSSPDDAVIWRGPKKNGMIKQFLRDVDWGEIDYLIVDTPPGTSDEHISIVQFLSSARVDGAVVITTPQEVALQDVRKEISFCRKVKLPVIGVVENMSCFVCPKCKKESQIFPLTTGGAEMMCRTLNVPLLGKMPLDPQIGKCCDRGHSFLAEAPFSPATLSCKNIIQRIQDYCNQNSPQEENMI, from the exons atgaaagcTGTCAAGCACAAGCTGCTggtgctgtctgggaaaggaggTGTGGGTAAGAGCACATTCACTGCTCTCTTGGCCCACGGATTAGCAGAGGATGAAACTACGCAG GTTGCCGTGCTGGACATTGACATTTGTGGACCATCCATCCCAAAAATCATGGGCCTTGAGGGAGAACAG GTTCATCAAAGTGGATCCGGCTGGtctccagtg TATGTTGAAGAAAACCTGGGTGTGATGTCTGTGGGGTTTCTGCTGAGCAGCCCTGATGATGCCGTTATTTGGAGAGGACCGAAAAAAAACG gaatGATTAAGCAGTTTCTTCGGGATGTGGACTGGGGTGAAATTGACTACCTGATTGTAGATACCCCTCCAGGAACATCAGATGAACATATATCCATAGTCCAGTTTCTCAGCAGCGCCAGAGTCGATGGGGCGGTGGTCATCACCACCCCACAG GAAGTGGCACTTCAAGATGTTCGGAAAGAGATCAGCTTCTGCCGTAAGGTGAAGCTACCCGTCATTGGAGTGGTGGAAAATATGAGCTGCTTCGTATGCCCCAAGTGTAAG AAAGAGTCACAAATATTTCCTCTCACCACGGGGGGTGCAGAGATGATGTGCCGCACCTTAAACGTGCCTCTCCTGGGGAAAATGCCTCTCGACCCTCAAATAG GAAAATGTTGTGACAGAGGCCACTCTTTCTTAGCTGAAGCACCGTTTTCTCCAGCCACCCTGTCTTGCAAGAACATTATCCAAA GAATCCAGGACTACTGTAACCAGAACTCCCCACAGGAAGAAAACATGATCTGA